A segment of the Mastacembelus armatus chromosome 7, fMasArm1.2, whole genome shotgun sequence genome:
TATGATAAATATGACTTTACTGTTATCGCCGAAGTTGTTTCGCGAAAATAATATGcgggaaaaaaatctaattaaactGCTGGATAAACTAGTTTGCACACATCTGTACGTAACCTAATAATTTTAGGTGACGTTACGTGGTGATCTACGCAGACAGAGTTATGATACATATTCCGGTTTTTTTGAGTCAAATCTGGCCTTAACTTTGTCTTCGAAGAATAAACAAGCACATACCATGAGCAAACAACACAGCCAGCCAAATCAGATATTAGAAAATTATCTGCCGTATTGATGATATGGTTAAAAAACTAGTAGTGTAATATTTATCACCGTGATCTGAGGGAGAAAAATAACCACAAGCGGCGGTGTTTTTAAAATCGCACGTTTTTCTCCCAGAATCACTTCCTGCGTCAAGCGGAAGTCAACAAATCCCACGGACAGTCGTGTTGTGGTCCCACTAAGCTGAAGGGTAATGCTTAATTACAGTGTTAATGTGATGTAGTGCCTTTGGTTGGTACCTACAtgcgctctgtgtgtgtttttcttcaggaTGGCAGATGATGAGGACGAGACTGGCTTCGACGACGAGCTGGAGGACGGATCCGGTGGAGTCGACGTCGGCCACGGCAAAAGAAAGCGGCTGTTCTCCAAGGAGCTCAGGTGTATGATGTACGGGTTTGGAGACGACCAGAACCCGTACACGGAGTCTGTGGATATTCTGGAGGACTTGGTGATTGAGTTCATCACGGAAATGACGCACAAGGCCATGTCTATCGGACGCCAAGGCCGCGTCCAGGTGGAAGACATCGTTTTCCTGATCCGCAAGGACCCGAGGAAGTTCGCCAGAGTCAAAGACCTGCTGACCATGAACGAAGAGTTGAAAAGAGCCCGGAAAGCCTTCGACGAGGCAAATTATGGCTCATAAACACGCCTGGGTTCATTTAAACCTACTTCTGTTTAAATCTTGTTTCAAGCGCAGCCACAGCATCTACCTCTGCCTGGTGCAGTGTTTAGTGACGACCACAGCTGCAGTGATTATTTAACAATACATTGTCAGTTAAGTTGGTGATCACTTACTTcctttgagtatttttttttttcccggtTTTTCATTTACACTTACATTTGACTGTAAGCTCAATCATTTGTTGTCTCagatttcaaagaaaaagatGATTTGTGCAGGAAAACTGTGTTCTTTTTGAGAATTTCTTAAAACCTTAATTAAACCGTATACTGAAACATTACCCCACATTAAATAATGTCATCTGACTCCAGTTATTTGGTTCAAACAAACCggacaaaaagaagaaacaaacagattttattGATATTCctcaaaacaaaattttttaCACAGACCATAAATTAATATGACTGACCAACTACACGTGAGCATGTGTTAGTTCATTTATTCTGCTCAAGCGAATAGCTTCTTTGTACAGTGAAGTGGTTGAATCAATTGGTCTAAGCAGCAGGTAACAGGCTGCCGATCTATCTAGACTACATCTAGATTAGAGCTTCACCAGCAGAGTTGTTTGCGGGTGTGTGTGCGGGGGGTTGCTGATGAAATGTTAGGCCATGCATACTGCAAAAGGTCTGTGCAGTGCGTTTCCCCATTGCAGCCTTGCTGTCCTGTCACAGGGTGCAGTGTCAG
Coding sequences within it:
- the taf13 gene encoding transcription initiation factor TFIID subunit 13, with amino-acid sequence MADDEDETGFDDELEDGSGGVDVGHGKRKRLFSKELRCMMYGFGDDQNPYTESVDILEDLVIEFITEMTHKAMSIGRQGRVQVEDIVFLIRKDPRKFARVKDLLTMNEELKRARKAFDEANYGS